The Lycium barbarum isolate Lr01 chromosome 9, ASM1917538v2, whole genome shotgun sequence genome has a segment encoding these proteins:
- the LOC132610482 gene encoding bidirectional sugar transporter NEC1-like, protein MAFTASQLAFVFGILGNGVSFLVYLSPIPTFYRIYKRKSTEGFQSIPYSVSLFSAMLYLYYAFLKENNGTLLITINSFGTAIELIYLTIFLIYATREAKNYTTKLLLLFNIGLFGAIVGLTYIFAKSDTRLNIVGWICAVFSVIVFAAPLSIMKRVIQTKSVEFMPFPLSFFLTICAIIWFFYGFLIKDMYIATPNILGFLFGITQMILYAIFRNRKQQVLPDINLNNLKEVVIDIKVVVLENQEKADDQKKQEEVDGAHEKMDFSNKQEVGLTT, encoded by the exons ATGGCGTTCACTGCTTCTCAGTTGGCCTTTGTTTTTGGCATTCTTG GAAATGGGGTGTCGTTCTTGGTGTACTTGTCCCCAAT ACCAACTTTCTATAGGATATATAAGCGAAAATCCACGGAAGGATTCCAGTCTATACCTTATTCGGTTTCGCTATTCAGTGCCATGCTTTATTTGTACTATGCTTTTCTCAAAGAAAATAATGGCACTTTGCTGATAACCATTAACAGCTTCGGAACAGCAATTGAATTGATATATCTCACAATTTTCTTGATATATGCCACCAGAGAGGCCAAG AATTACACTACGAAGCTGCTGCTTTTGTTTAACATAGGATTATTTGGAGCAATCGTCGGCCTGACATATATATTCGCCAAAAGTGACACGCGACTCAACATCGTCGGTTGGATCTGTGCTGTATTTTCTGTTATCGTTTTTGCTGCTCCTCTTAGCATTATG AAACGTGTTATCCAAACAAAGAGCGTTGAGTTCATGCCATTCCCACTTTCTTTCTTCCTCACAATTTGCGCCATCATATGGTTTTTCTATGGTTTTTTGATAAAAGACATGTACATTGCA ACGCCAAACATTCTAGGATTTTTATTCGGAATTACACAGATGATACTGTACGCGATCTTCAGAAACAGAAAGCAACAAGTCCTACCCGACATTAATCTAAACAATCTGAAAGAAGTCGTCATTGACATTAAAGTGGTGGTGCTGGAGAATCAAGAAAAAGCTGATGATCAGAAAAAGCAAGAAGAAGTTGATGGTGCTCATGAAAAAATGGATTTTAGTAATAAGCAAGAAGTTGGACTAACAACATGA